One genomic region from Epinephelus moara isolate mb chromosome 8, YSFRI_EMoa_1.0, whole genome shotgun sequence encodes:
- the nr6a1a gene encoding nuclear receptor subfamily 6 group A member 1-A isoform X3: MDTWEDDPADQRTCLICGDRATGLHYGIISCEGCKGFFKRSICNKRVYRCSRDKNCEMSRKQRNRCQYCRLLKCLQMGMNRKAIREDGMPGGRNKSIGPVQITEEEIERIMSGQEFKEEAPEHTWGNNGDSDHSSPSNGASEGNQPSPASTLSSNRSVEMNGYTAALRDQYINTSMSTHYQLLPHLFSYAAQSGLLAPQPRSLYPQSHPLVLQLVAAEDLAPLATPMLIEDGYKVTQVELFALLCRLADELLFRQISWIKKLPFFCELSIEDYTCLLSSTWQELILLSCLTIYSAQIFGDLADVTAKYTPSDDELQGFSEDGMEVMERLIYLFRKFHQLKISNEEYACMKAINFLNQDIRGLSNISQLEQLNKRYWYVCQDYTEYKYPHQPKRFPEIMMCLPEIRCIAGKLVNVPLEQLPLLFKAVLHSCKSSLTSYRTGPSPCVTTSSGN; encoded by the exons ATGATCCAGCTGACCAGCGTACTTGCCTTATCTGTGGAGATCGTGCCACAGGCCTACACTATGGAATCATCTCCTGTGAGGGCTGCAAGGGCTTCTTCAAGCGCAGCATCTGTAACAAGCGTGTGTACCGCTGCAGTCGCGACAAGAACTGCGAGATGTCGCGCAAGCAGCGCAACCGCTGCCAGTACTGCCGCCTGCTCAAGTGTCTGCAAATGGGGATGAACCGCAAAG CAATCAGGGAGGATGGCATGCCAGGAGGAAGGAACAAAAGCATCGGGCCCGTACAG atcACAGAGGAGGAGATAGAGCGGATCATGTCGGGGCAGGAGTTCAAGGAGGAAGCCCCGGAGCACACTTGGGGCAACAACGGTGATAGCGACCACAGCTCTCCAAGCAACGGAGCCTCTGAGGGCAACCAGCCGTCACCTGCCTCCACTCTGTCATCCAA TCGCTCTGTGGAAATGAATGGCTACACGGCAGCTCTCAGGGACCAGTACATCAACACCTCTATGTCAACACACTACCAGCTCCTGCCTCACCTGTTCAGCTACGCCGCCCAGTCTGGCCTGCTGGCCCCCCAGCCCCGCAGCCTCTACCCGCAGTCCCACCCACTGGTGCTGCAGCTGGTGGCTGCTGAGGACCTGGCCCCCCTGGCAACTCCTATGCTCATAGAAGATGG GTACAAAGTGACGCAGGTGGAGCTGTTTGCCCTGCTGTGTCGCCTGGCGGATGAGCTGCTCTTCCGTCAGATCTCCTGGATCAAGAAGCTACCATTCTTCTGTGAGCTCTCCATTGAGGACTACACCTGCCTGCTCAGCTCCACCTGGCAGGAGCTCATCCTGCTCTCCTGCCTCACCATCTACAGTGCCCAGATCTTCGGAGACCTGGCTGATGTCACCGCCAAGTACACACCGTCTGACGATGAGCTGCAGGG CTTCAGCGAGGATGGCATGGAAGTGATGGAGAGGTTGATATATCTGTTTCGCAAATTCCACCAGTTGAAGATCAGTAATGAGGAGTATGCCTGTATGAAAGCCATCAACTTCCTCAACCAAG ataTCAGAGGACTGTCCAACATTTCTCAGCTCGAGCAGCTCAACAAGCGCTACTGGTATGTGTGTCAGGACTACACTGAGTATAAGTACCCGCACCAGCCCAAACGCTTCCCTGAGATCATGATGTGTCTCCCGGAGATCCGCTGCATCGCAG GGAAGCTGGTGAATGTCCCTTTGGAGCAGCTCCCCCTCTTGTTCAAAGCAGTCTTGCACTCCTGCAAATCCAGCCTGACCAGCTACAGGACCGGCCCGTCGCCCTGTGTGACCACCTCCTCCGGAAACTAG
- the nr6a1a gene encoding nuclear receptor subfamily 6 group A member 1-A isoform X2 yields MKEGNPLDDDPADQRTCLICGDRATGLHYGIISCEGCKGFFKRSICNKRVYRCSRDKNCEMSRKQRNRCQYCRLLKCLQMGMNRKAIREDGMPGGRNKSIGPVQITEEEIERIMSGQEFKEEAPEHTWGNNGDSDHSSPSNGASEGNQPSPASTLSSNRSVEMNGYTAALRDQYINTSMSTHYQLLPHLFSYAAQSGLLAPQPRSLYPQSHPLVLQLVAAEDLAPLATPMLIEDGYKVTQVELFALLCRLADELLFRQISWIKKLPFFCELSIEDYTCLLSSTWQELILLSCLTIYSAQIFGDLADVTAKYTPSDDELQGFSEDGMEVMERLIYLFRKFHQLKISNEEYACMKAINFLNQDIRGLSNISQLEQLNKRYWYVCQDYTEYKYPHQPKRFPEIMMCLPEIRCIAGKLVNVPLEQLPLLFKAVLHSCKSSLTSYRTGPSPCVTTSSGN; encoded by the exons ATGATCCAGCTGACCAGCGTACTTGCCTTATCTGTGGAGATCGTGCCACAGGCCTACACTATGGAATCATCTCCTGTGAGGGCTGCAAGGGCTTCTTCAAGCGCAGCATCTGTAACAAGCGTGTGTACCGCTGCAGTCGCGACAAGAACTGCGAGATGTCGCGCAAGCAGCGCAACCGCTGCCAGTACTGCCGCCTGCTCAAGTGTCTGCAAATGGGGATGAACCGCAAAG CAATCAGGGAGGATGGCATGCCAGGAGGAAGGAACAAAAGCATCGGGCCCGTACAG atcACAGAGGAGGAGATAGAGCGGATCATGTCGGGGCAGGAGTTCAAGGAGGAAGCCCCGGAGCACACTTGGGGCAACAACGGTGATAGCGACCACAGCTCTCCAAGCAACGGAGCCTCTGAGGGCAACCAGCCGTCACCTGCCTCCACTCTGTCATCCAA TCGCTCTGTGGAAATGAATGGCTACACGGCAGCTCTCAGGGACCAGTACATCAACACCTCTATGTCAACACACTACCAGCTCCTGCCTCACCTGTTCAGCTACGCCGCCCAGTCTGGCCTGCTGGCCCCCCAGCCCCGCAGCCTCTACCCGCAGTCCCACCCACTGGTGCTGCAGCTGGTGGCTGCTGAGGACCTGGCCCCCCTGGCAACTCCTATGCTCATAGAAGATGG GTACAAAGTGACGCAGGTGGAGCTGTTTGCCCTGCTGTGTCGCCTGGCGGATGAGCTGCTCTTCCGTCAGATCTCCTGGATCAAGAAGCTACCATTCTTCTGTGAGCTCTCCATTGAGGACTACACCTGCCTGCTCAGCTCCACCTGGCAGGAGCTCATCCTGCTCTCCTGCCTCACCATCTACAGTGCCCAGATCTTCGGAGACCTGGCTGATGTCACCGCCAAGTACACACCGTCTGACGATGAGCTGCAGGG CTTCAGCGAGGATGGCATGGAAGTGATGGAGAGGTTGATATATCTGTTTCGCAAATTCCACCAGTTGAAGATCAGTAATGAGGAGTATGCCTGTATGAAAGCCATCAACTTCCTCAACCAAG ataTCAGAGGACTGTCCAACATTTCTCAGCTCGAGCAGCTCAACAAGCGCTACTGGTATGTGTGTCAGGACTACACTGAGTATAAGTACCCGCACCAGCCCAAACGCTTCCCTGAGATCATGATGTGTCTCCCGGAGATCCGCTGCATCGCAG GGAAGCTGGTGAATGTCCCTTTGGAGCAGCTCCCCCTCTTGTTCAAAGCAGTCTTGCACTCCTGCAAATCCAGCCTGACCAGCTACAGGACCGGCCCGTCGCCCTGTGTGACCACCTCCTCCGGAAACTAG
- the nr6a1a gene encoding nuclear receptor subfamily 6 group A member 1-A isoform X1 produces MEIEKRTNGFDYPERNNAKSVNGFYSDHPLESEQTDSMDAVNESNLDDPADQRTCLICGDRATGLHYGIISCEGCKGFFKRSICNKRVYRCSRDKNCEMSRKQRNRCQYCRLLKCLQMGMNRKAIREDGMPGGRNKSIGPVQITEEEIERIMSGQEFKEEAPEHTWGNNGDSDHSSPSNGASEGNQPSPASTLSSNRSVEMNGYTAALRDQYINTSMSTHYQLLPHLFSYAAQSGLLAPQPRSLYPQSHPLVLQLVAAEDLAPLATPMLIEDGYKVTQVELFALLCRLADELLFRQISWIKKLPFFCELSIEDYTCLLSSTWQELILLSCLTIYSAQIFGDLADVTAKYTPSDDELQGFSEDGMEVMERLIYLFRKFHQLKISNEEYACMKAINFLNQDIRGLSNISQLEQLNKRYWYVCQDYTEYKYPHQPKRFPEIMMCLPEIRCIAGKLVNVPLEQLPLLFKAVLHSCKSSLTSYRTGPSPCVTTSSGN; encoded by the exons ATGATCCAGCTGACCAGCGTACTTGCCTTATCTGTGGAGATCGTGCCACAGGCCTACACTATGGAATCATCTCCTGTGAGGGCTGCAAGGGCTTCTTCAAGCGCAGCATCTGTAACAAGCGTGTGTACCGCTGCAGTCGCGACAAGAACTGCGAGATGTCGCGCAAGCAGCGCAACCGCTGCCAGTACTGCCGCCTGCTCAAGTGTCTGCAAATGGGGATGAACCGCAAAG CAATCAGGGAGGATGGCATGCCAGGAGGAAGGAACAAAAGCATCGGGCCCGTACAG atcACAGAGGAGGAGATAGAGCGGATCATGTCGGGGCAGGAGTTCAAGGAGGAAGCCCCGGAGCACACTTGGGGCAACAACGGTGATAGCGACCACAGCTCTCCAAGCAACGGAGCCTCTGAGGGCAACCAGCCGTCACCTGCCTCCACTCTGTCATCCAA TCGCTCTGTGGAAATGAATGGCTACACGGCAGCTCTCAGGGACCAGTACATCAACACCTCTATGTCAACACACTACCAGCTCCTGCCTCACCTGTTCAGCTACGCCGCCCAGTCTGGCCTGCTGGCCCCCCAGCCCCGCAGCCTCTACCCGCAGTCCCACCCACTGGTGCTGCAGCTGGTGGCTGCTGAGGACCTGGCCCCCCTGGCAACTCCTATGCTCATAGAAGATGG GTACAAAGTGACGCAGGTGGAGCTGTTTGCCCTGCTGTGTCGCCTGGCGGATGAGCTGCTCTTCCGTCAGATCTCCTGGATCAAGAAGCTACCATTCTTCTGTGAGCTCTCCATTGAGGACTACACCTGCCTGCTCAGCTCCACCTGGCAGGAGCTCATCCTGCTCTCCTGCCTCACCATCTACAGTGCCCAGATCTTCGGAGACCTGGCTGATGTCACCGCCAAGTACACACCGTCTGACGATGAGCTGCAGGG CTTCAGCGAGGATGGCATGGAAGTGATGGAGAGGTTGATATATCTGTTTCGCAAATTCCACCAGTTGAAGATCAGTAATGAGGAGTATGCCTGTATGAAAGCCATCAACTTCCTCAACCAAG ataTCAGAGGACTGTCCAACATTTCTCAGCTCGAGCAGCTCAACAAGCGCTACTGGTATGTGTGTCAGGACTACACTGAGTATAAGTACCCGCACCAGCCCAAACGCTTCCCTGAGATCATGATGTGTCTCCCGGAGATCCGCTGCATCGCAG GGAAGCTGGTGAATGTCCCTTTGGAGCAGCTCCCCCTCTTGTTCAAAGCAGTCTTGCACTCCTGCAAATCCAGCCTGACCAGCTACAGGACCGGCCCGTCGCCCTGTGTGACCACCTCCTCCGGAAACTAG